AGTCCCGCTGAACGGATCTTCTGAGTGAAGACCCAGGAGGTGAACTGGACTCCATGATCCGCATGAACGATCCCTCCGGGCCCTGGCTGACGTGCACGGATTGCCATGTCCAGAGCGTTCACGACCAGGGTGGAGTCCTGTTTGGAGTCGATAGCCCAGCCGATGATCTTGCGGCTACAAGCATCCAGCACGGCGGCGCAGTAGATCTTGCCCTCCCGGGTGGGATGCTCGGTGATGTCCGTGACCCACAGCTCGTTCAGCGCGAGACGGTGGAACTTGCGGTTGACCAGGTCGTCCGCTGTGGCGACCCCCTTAAGTCGCTTGATTCTGGCTGGGCCTGGAAGGCCACCGATTCCGGCGCGAGTCATGAGGACGGAGATGAGCCGGCTGGAGCACGAAATGTTCATTCCGATGGTGAGCTCGGCGTGGATGCGGCGGTAGCCGTAGGTGCCGCGGGAGGCGACGTGGATCTCCCGGATCAGGCCGGTCAGCCAGCGGCGGCGCAGCTCAGTGGCACTGGTCGGGCGCTTTCGGTACCGGTAGTAGCCCTGACGGGAAACGCCCAATAGGCGGCAGCAGGTGCTTGTGGGTGCCCCGGCGTCGACGAGTCGGTCGATCACCGGGTGCGCCCTTTTGGGGCGACTCCTCCCTCCTCGTCGAGCCATGTCGCGGCCCGGCGAAGGATCGCGATCTCCTGCTCGAGCTGCCGGACACGGCCGCGCGCCGCGCGGAGCTCGGCAGATTCCTGACTGCTTCGTCCCGGCCGGCGACCGTGGTCGATATCGTCCTGTCGCAGCCAGTTGTGGAGGGTGACCTCGTGGATGCCCAGGTCCAGTGCCGTCTGCTTGACCTGGCGGCCCTCGCGGACCAGAGCGATGGCACGGGCACGGAACTCGGGAGGGTACGGGCGGGGCATGCGAAGAGCCTTCCATGAAGACCATCGACTAGCGACGTCAACTGGAAACCGAGCCATAGGTCAGGTCATCTGATCTGGCTTGCCCGCAGGGCGCCTTGGAAGGATGTGGACCATGCCCGCTCCCTATCCCCAGGAGTTCCGTGACGACGTCGTGGGCGTCGCGAGGAACCGTGAACCTGGCCAGAAGCTGTCGGTGATCGCGAAGGATTTCGGGATCTCGGAGTCGTGCCTGACGAACTGGATGCGTCAGGCCGATGTCGAGGACGGTGCCAGGCCCGGCAAGTTCCGTGAGGACCCGGCTGAGCTGCGCGATCTGCGTCGCCGCAATCGGCTGCTCGAGCAGGAGATCGAGGTCCTCCGCCGCGCTGGCGCGTATCTGTCCCAGGCGAACCTGCCGGGAAAATCCTCTACCCGCTCGTGAGTGATCTCGCTGGCGATGGGATCCCTGTCGCGGTGTGCCTGCGGGTTCTGAAGCTCTCCCGCCAGCCCTACTATCGCTGGCGGAAACAGCAGGTCACCGAGTCTGAACTGGTCGAGGCCTATCGGGCCAACGCCCTGTTCGACGCGCACCGTGACGATCCCGAGTTCGGCTATCGGTCCTCGCCGGTGAAGCGGAAGCCGCTGGTGAGTCGATGTGCGAGCGGACCACGTGGCGGATCTGCCGGGACAACCAGTGGTGGTCGGTGTTTGGGAAGCAGCGCGGCAAGACTGGCAAGCGCCCCGGTCCGCCGGTCCACGATGACCTCGTGAAGCGGGACTTCTCCGCTGATGACGTCAACGAACCGTGGCTGACCGACATCACCCAGCACTGGACGGACGAGGGAAAGCTCTGCCTCTGCGCGATCGAGGACGTGTTCTCCGGACGGATAGTGGGCTACTCCATCAGTGACCGGATGAAGACTCGTCTCGCGGTGAACGCCCTGGACAATGCAGTATCTCGTCGTAGCGATGCTGCCGGATGCATTGTGCACTCGGACCGAGGGAGCCAGTTCAGGTCGCGGAAGTTCGTGCACGCGTTGAACCGTCACCACCTCATCGGATCGATGGGGAAAGTCGGTGTTGCCGGGGACAACGCCGCGATGGCGTCCTTGTTCGCGCTGTTGCAGAAGAACGTCCTGGATCGCAGGCGCTGGCGGACTCGAGAAGAGCTGCGGATCGCGATCATCACCTGGATCGAGCGGACCTACCACCGACGTCGCTGACAGGCCCGCCTGGGGCGATTGACCCCCATCGAATACGAGACAATCATGAACCAGACCGTCAGTCTGGCGGCCTAAACCCAGCTGACACCTACTTTTACATCAGTCCCGACCGTAAGCCAGCGACCCGCAGGGACCTGCTCCGCGAGCGCACAGACCTCGAGCGCCTGCAACCCATGCCCCTCACGTTTACGGGTGTACTGGCCGGCGCCCTTCACCTTCACGGGCGACTCACTGACGATGCCATCCTCCACGGCTGCACGACACACCTGCGCCAGCACGCGGTAGGCGTTGGCGCGAGCGGCCGGAGTGTCGGTGGGGAACCCTCCCACCCACTTCCGGACCATCGCCGGGGTCACGGCGCTCATAGGAGTGGTACCGAAGGTGGGCTTGACCCACTTCTCGAGGTTCACCTTGTAGTGGTAGCGCGTGCGGTCACGGACCTGGATCGCCTTGAGCCACTCGTCGGCGAACTCGCCGACCGTCGTGCGATCGTCGCGGCCGCGCCATGAGCCACTTTCTATGGCGGCACGCTGCATCGCGAGCCACGTATCGGCATCCATCTTGGCGGTGAACGTCTCCGGGGCGGTGCGCCGCGTCCCTGCAGGGTCCAGGTAGCTCGCCTGGTACCTCCCGCTGGGAAGCTTGCGCACCGCCCCGAAGGAGCGACGTCCGCGATGTCGGGAACCTGCCACTTCTGGCCTCTAAGTCGTGCGACAACCGTGCGATGGCTCGGTCGTACTCCGTATGACTTGAGCGTACTGCACGCGTGCAAAAGACGAAGTTTCAGAACCTATGAAACCGCAGGTCAGAGACAGAAAGTGCCCAATCTTCACTCAGATGTCGTAGTAGAGCTCGAACTCGTGGGGGTGCGGGCGGAAGCGGAACGGATCGATCTCCGTGGTGCGCTTGAGCTCGATCCAGGTCGAGATGAGGTCCTCGGGGAACACGTCGCCCTCGGTGAGGAAGTCGTGGTCGGCCTCGAGGGCGTCCAGAGCGGCGCCGAGCGAGTCGGGCAGCTGCTGGATCTGCGCGTGCTCCTCCGGGGGCAGCTCGTAGAGGTCCTTGTCGATCGGCTCCGGCGGCTCGATGCGGTTGCGGATGCCGTCGATGCCGGCCATGAGCTGCGCGGCGAAGGACAGGTACGGGTTCGCCGAGGGGTCGGGCGCACGGAACTCGATGCGCTTCGCCTTCGGGGAGGAGCCGGTGACCGGGATGCGGATCGCGGCGGAGCGGTTGCGGGCCGAGTAGACCATGTTGACCGGGGCCTCGAAGCCGGGCACCAGGCGCTTGAAGGAGTTCACGGTGGGGTTGGTGAACGCGGTCAGCGCGGGGGAGTGGGCGATGATGCCGCCGATGTACCAGCGGGCGATGTCCGAGAGGCCGCCGTAGCCGCGCTCGTCGAAGAACAGCGGCTCGCCGTCCTTCCACAGCGACTGGTGGGTGTGCATGCCGGAGCCGTTGTCACCGAAGAGGGGCTTGGGCATGAAGGTCGCGGTCTTGCCGGCCTCCCACACGGTGTTCTTCACGACGTACTTGAACTTCATGACGTCGTCCGCCGCCTGCTGCAGCGTGTTGAAGCGGTAGTTGATCTCCTGCTGGCCCGCGGTGCCGACCTCGTGGTGGGCGCGCTCGACCTGGAGACCGGTCTTCTCGAGGATGGTGACGATCTCGTCGCGGAGGTCGGCCATCTGGTCGTTCGGCGGGACGGGGAAGTAGCCGCCCTTGACACGGGTCTTGTAGCCCTGGTTGCCGCCGAACTCGGACTCGTCGCGGTCCGTGTTCCAGGACGCCTCGTCGGAGTCGATCGCGTAGAAGCCGGAGTTGATGCCGGTCTTGAAGCGCACGTCGTCGAAGATGTAGAACTCCGCCTCGGCGGCGAACAGGGCGGTGTCCGCGATGCCGGTGGACTTCAGGTACTCCTCGGCCTTCGCGGCCACGGTGCGCGGGTCGCGGGAGTAGGGCTCATCGGTGAACGGATCCACGATGGAGAAGTTGATGATCAGCGTCTTGTGCTCGCGGAACGGATCGAGGTACGCGGTCTCGAGGTCCGGGATGAGCTTCATGTCGGACTCGTGGATCGCCTGGAAGCCGCGGATCGACGAGCCGTCGAACAGCTGTCCCGTCGCGATGGCCTCCTCGTCGAAGGTGCTCGCAGGGATGTTGAAGTGCTGCATGACGCCGGGAAGGTCGCAGAAGCGGATGTCGATGAACTCGACGCCCTCCTCCTCGATGTACTTGGCGACCTCGCTGGGATTGTTGAACACATCTCCTCCATCCGCGCCGGTGGGCGCGTGTCGTTCAGATTCACCCCGTGGGGCCTCACATGACGAGTGCCTGTCAGCCGCGTCGGGCCCGGACTCGGGTGAGACCAAGCATAGAGTCCGTGGTGCACGGCACTTGGGGGAATCGTTCAGCTCGTGGGCCCCTCCCGGGGCGGCCGCGTAGGCTCGTGCCGTGATCGATCGCAACGACCTCGGCAGCTGGATGGAGGGGGCTCCCCACGAGCCCGACTACGTCAAGGGCTCCAGCATCGGACTACCCGCCGAGGGCCCCGGCTCCGTCGCCCCGTTCTGGCGCCGGCCCGCCGCGCTGATGATCGACTGGCTGCTGTGCATGGGCATCTCCGCCCTCGCC
This genomic interval from Brachybacterium aquaticum contains the following:
- a CDS encoding IS3-like element ISAar24 family transposase (programmed frameshift), with amino-acid sequence MPRPYPPEFRARAIALVREGRQVKQTALDLGIHEVTLHNWLRQDDIDHGRRPGRSSQESAELRAARGRVRQLEQEIAILRRAATWLDEEGGVGPKRAHPVIDRLVDAGAPTSTCCRLLGVSRQGYYRYRKRPTSATELRRRWLTGLIREIHVASRGTYGYRRIHAELTIGMNISCSSRLISVLMTRAGIGGLPGPARIKRLKGVATADDLVNRKFHRLALNELWVTDITEHPTREGKIYCAAVLDACSRKIIGWAIDSKQDSTLVVNALDMAIRARQPGPGGIVHADHGVQFTSWVFTQKIRSAGLLPSFGTVGDGLDNAMMESFWSTMQIELLNRKKWKTRIELANAIFEYIEVFYNRRRRHSSLEYATPHDYDLARIPRALTTTGS
- a CDS encoding N-terminal phage integrase SAM-like domain-containing protein encodes the protein MAGSRHRGRRSFGAVRKLPSGRYQASYLDPAGTRRTAPETFTAKMDADTWLAMQRAAIESGSWRGRDDRTTVGEFADEWLKAIQVRDRTRYHYKVNLEKWVKPTFGTTPMSAVTPAMVRKWVGGFPTDTPAARANAYRVLAQVCRAAVEDGIVSESPVKVKGAGQYTRKREGHGLQALEVCALAEQVPAGRWLTVGTDVKVGVSWV
- the glnA gene encoding type I glutamate--ammonia ligase, yielding MFNNPSEVAKYIEEEGVEFIDIRFCDLPGVMQHFNIPASTFDEEAIATGQLFDGSSIRGFQAIHESDMKLIPDLETAYLDPFREHKTLIINFSIVDPFTDEPYSRDPRTVAAKAEEYLKSTGIADTALFAAEAEFYIFDDVRFKTGINSGFYAIDSDEASWNTDRDESEFGGNQGYKTRVKGGYFPVPPNDQMADLRDEIVTILEKTGLQVERAHHEVGTAGQQEINYRFNTLQQAADDVMKFKYVVKNTVWEAGKTATFMPKPLFGDNGSGMHTHQSLWKDGEPLFFDERGYGGLSDIARWYIGGIIAHSPALTAFTNPTVNSFKRLVPGFEAPVNMVYSARNRSAAIRIPVTGSSPKAKRIEFRAPDPSANPYLSFAAQLMAGIDGIRNRIEPPEPIDKDLYELPPEEHAQIQQLPDSLGAALDALEADHDFLTEGDVFPEDLISTWIELKRTTEIDPFRFRPHPHEFELYYDI